The Methanohalophilus portucalensis genome window below encodes:
- the cmk gene encoding (d)CMP kinase encodes MLVTISGLPGSGTTTVCRMLASHYDIEMISAGDVFRNLAKEHSMSLGQFGKLAESDPAIDRMIDERQKDIALSRDNIILEGRLAGHMAGDEALCIWLKASLKVRVERIVGREGSSFEAKLNETIERESSESLRYREIYDIDINDLSIYDLVIESNRWNQYQICDILKTAIDNLGGFFNE; translated from the coding sequence GCAGTGGAACCACCACTGTATGCCGGATGCTCGCCTCACATTATGACATAGAAATGATTTCAGCAGGTGACGTTTTCCGCAATCTTGCAAAAGAACATTCCATGAGTCTGGGGCAATTCGGAAAACTTGCCGAATCCGATCCTGCAATAGACAGGATGATCGATGAGAGGCAGAAAGATATTGCTTTAAGCCGGGATAACATTATTCTGGAAGGCAGGCTGGCCGGTCATATGGCAGGCGATGAAGCACTTTGCATATGGCTCAAAGCATCCCTAAAGGTCCGTGTTGAACGTATCGTTGGGCGTGAAGGTTCTTCTTTTGAAGCAAAACTCAACGAAACAATAGAAAGGGAATCTTCCGAATCTTTGAGATATCGCGAAATTTATGATATAGATATAAATGACCTTTCAATCTATGATCTGGTGATCGAGTCAAACCGCTGGAACCAATACCAGATATGTGATATATTAAAGACTGCAATTGATAATCTGGGTGGGTTTTTTAACGAATAA
- a CDS encoding RNA-guided pseudouridylation complex pseudouridine synthase subunit Cbf5: MGFLTNNINYDYDLTRQREYIIKGDAHTDPSYGCPPLKRPLSFYIRMGVVNLDKPAGPTSHEVTAWVRDMLELPRAGHSGSLDPRVTGVLPIMLGKATKAVSALRLSAKEYICLMRLHDNVPEERVRKVCDEFTGPIYQTPPVVSAVRRAIRIRNIYSLDVLEVEDNLVLFRVRCEAGTYIRKLCHDIGLVIGCGAHMQQLRRVGTGPFDESSLVTLHDLKDAFVFWQENGDEEHLRRIIRPMEEALVHLPHITIRDSAVSAICHGAALTVPGIVGLDSDIQKEGDVAVFSLKGEVVALAKASMDSSEILDLSSGIAAITERVIMDADVYPSRWNTKRMQRT; this comes from the coding sequence GTGGGTTTTTTAACGAATAATATTAATTATGATTACGATTTAACCCGACAAAGGGAATATATTATCAAAGGAGATGCTCATACAGACCCGTCATATGGTTGTCCTCCTCTTAAGCGTCCTCTCTCTTTTTACATCAGGATGGGAGTGGTAAACCTTGACAAACCCGCTGGGCCTACAAGTCATGAGGTCACTGCGTGGGTCAGGGATATGCTTGAACTCCCCAGAGCAGGCCATTCAGGTTCACTGGATCCACGGGTGACAGGTGTATTGCCGATTATGCTGGGTAAGGCAACAAAAGCTGTCTCCGCACTTCGCCTTTCAGCCAAGGAATATATCTGTCTTATGCGCCTCCATGACAATGTTCCTGAAGAACGTGTGCGGAAGGTATGCGATGAATTTACCGGTCCTATATACCAGACCCCTCCTGTAGTTTCGGCAGTCAGGCGTGCTATCAGGATACGCAATATCTATTCCCTGGATGTGCTGGAAGTTGAAGACAATCTTGTCCTTTTCAGGGTTAGATGTGAGGCAGGAACCTATATACGCAAACTCTGTCATGATATCGGGCTTGTGATTGGTTGTGGGGCCCATATGCAACAGCTCAGAAGGGTTGGCACAGGACCATTTGATGAGTCATCGCTTGTCACTCTGCATGACCTGAAAGACGCTTTTGTATTCTGGCAGGAAAATGGTGATGAAGAACACTTGCGTCGTATTATCAGACCAATGGAGGAAGCTCTTGTACACCTGCCGCATATCACAATCCGTGATTCCGCCGTGAGTGCTATTTGTCACGGGGCAGCACTTACAGTACCGGGTATTGTCGGTCTCGATTCTGATATCCAAAAAGAGGGTGATGTTGCCGTTTTTAGTTTGAAAGGTGAAGTTGTTGCTCTTGCAAAAGCATCAATGGACTCCTCTGAAATTCTGGATTTATCCAGTGGAATTGCTGCTATTACCGAAAGAGTAATAATGGATGCCGATGTTTATCCGAGTCGCTGGAATACAAAACGTATGCAGCGTACATGA
- a CDS encoding inorganic diphosphatase, whose amino-acid sequence MVKRQIESVLIEIPKGSRNKYEYDKEKEMIKFDRMLFSSMVYPCDYGFFPDTLALDGDPLDALVLTWEPTFPGCLIDVHPVALFDMMDDKGRDEKILCVPESDPLWIHIETIDEVPPHLLKEITHFFETYKNLENKDVEIIGWKSLENAINVIKEAKSRHINQM is encoded by the coding sequence ATGGTCAAAAGACAAATTGAAAGTGTACTTATAGAAATTCCAAAGGGAAGTCGAAATAAATATGAGTATGACAAGGAAAAAGAAATGATAAAGTTTGACAGGATGCTGTTCTCTTCGATGGTCTATCCCTGTGATTATGGTTTCTTTCCCGACACGCTCGCCCTTGATGGGGATCCTTTAGATGCACTGGTATTAACATGGGAACCTACATTCCCGGGTTGCTTGATAGATGTGCATCCTGTTGCACTATTTGATATGATGGACGATAAAGGCAGAGATGAAAAAATATTATGTGTTCCGGAAAGTGATCCCTTGTGGATACACATAGAAACAATAGATGAAGTCCCACCCCATCTTTTAAAGGAGATAACCCATTTCTTTGAGACGTATAAAAATTTAGAAAATAAAGATGTTGAGATAATCGGATGGAAAAGTCTGGAAAATGCAATCAATGTAATAAAAGAAGCTAAAAGCAGACACATAAACCAAATGTAA